The genome window TCAGATGCCACAGGCCGTACAGCCGGTCCTCGGCGATGAAGTCCAGGAAGCGCCCAGTCTGCTCCGGCGTCCAGACCATCACCGGAGACGGCTTCTCACCGGTGGCTTCCCAGTGGGCTACCCGCTCGTCAGTCCACACAAGCGCCTTGGGCTTCACCCCGGGCTCCAACTCGACATGCTCCGCCGGGTTGAAGTTGGACATGACCTGCTGAGCGATCGCGACGTTCAGCGCCGCGCGCAAGGTTGCCTTGATGTGCTGCTGAGTGCTGGCGCCAGTAACGCGTCGGAACGGCGGCATGGCGTCGATCGACTCCTGCACCGCCTTACGGCGGTCTCGGTTCTCCGCGCCCTTCCACGGGATCGTCTTGAGCAGATCGAGCGCGGCTCGCCGCTGGGCATTCTGCTCAACGATCTCGATGTTGGCCTCGTTGATCGCGTCGAACATCTTGTCCAGATGATGAACACGCAGCTTGTCGAGACGGACGTCGCCCAGGTGTGGCTTGAGATGAACGCGGATGTCGCACTCGTAGCGCTTGAGGCCGGTGACGCGCAGCCGCTTGCGTCCGGCGAGCCAGAGGTCGAGCCATTCACCGACGGTCATCTTGGAGTTGAGGCTCTGGCCGGTCGCGAATCGGCGGCGAGTCTCGTCGTAGTCGGGAAGTGGCTCCTTGTTCTTCGCGCAGGCTTCCAGGAGGTCACTGATGGCCATCTGGCCGATCGGATCATCCTCATCGGGCAGCGCCAGCAGCGCGCGGGCTTTGTTCAGCTCCTCCGTGGCCTTGGTGGCGCT of Streptomyces phaeolivaceus contains these proteins:
- a CDS encoding tyrosine-type recombinase/integrase, whose amino-acid sequence is MNGTITRRCSCRDPQTGKNYGKSCPKFSNKRHGTWVVVQELLPRQDGTRRRFRRYGLESATKATEELNKARALLALPDEDDPIGQMAISDLLEACAKNKEPLPDYDETRRRFATGQSLNSKMTVGEWLDLWLAGRKRLRVTGLKRYECDIRVHLKPHLGDVRLDKLRVHHLDKMFDAINEANIEIVEQNAQRRAALDLLKTIPWKGAENRDRRKAVQESIDAMPPFRRVTGASTQQHIKATLRAALNVAIAQQVMSNFNPAEHVELEPGVKPKALVWTDERVAHWEATGEKPSPVMVWTPEQTGRFLDFIAEDRLYGLWHLIAFRGLRRGEACGLRWMDLDLAGESLAVATQLVQDGWEIIEGAPKTDSGIRLIALDGESVEYLRDHKRQQDKERREWGTAWKLTGRIFTQEDGSWLHPGKVSDLFERLVTAAGLPPVRLHDLRHGAATLMLAAGIDIKVVSDTLGHSDTRITRDIYQAVLDDLARAAAEAVVKLVPRARRRRSKGASDERTA